A single window of Chloracidobacterium thermophilum B DNA harbors:
- a CDS encoding valine--tRNA ligase: MPHDLPKAYEPKHIEQKWYPFWEQGGYFQPQGTGQPFCIVIPPPNVTGSLHMGHALQHALMDVLTRWRRMQGRCTLWLPGTDHAGIATQMVVEKQLAAEGIKRTDLTRAEFEARVWAWKAESGGTIQRQMRLEGVSVDWSRERFTLDEGLSQAVREVFVRLYEEGRIYRGAYMVNWSPKLQTAVSDLEVEMKEVRGKLYHLAYPVIGREETIIVATTRPETMLGDTAVAVHPADDRYRHLIGQRVRLPIVSRDIPIIADEAVEISFGTGAVKVTPAHDPNDFELGKRHGLEFIVVIGKDGTMTEAAGAGFAGLDRFKAREKVIQQLAELGALVKVEDYTHNVGHCQRSGVPIEPLVSEQWFLDVKPLAEKAIVAVREGRTRFIPSSWEKVYFDWMENIRPWCISRQLWWGHRIPAWYAPDGRLAVARSEAEARHQLGLPDDAPLTQDEDVLDTWFSSALWAFSTFGWTGDPARDAANPDLQRFTPTDVLVTGFDIIFFWVARMMMMSLHFTGDVPFRCVFVTGLVRDAQGQKMSKTKGNVVDPLEVFEKYGTDAVRFSLVSAVTGANDIKLQESKMEAARNFANKIWNAARFTLGNLPDPAAPLPRPEDKPGLADRWMQSRLTRVTAEVTEALENFRFHDATLTLYKFFWNDFCDWYIELVKPVVSAAEDTPERTAARARLAATLEHALRLLHPFMPFITEELWQQVSRYVWADGERPSSLCMAPYPQAAVADLDLEAERQMEAVINLISRVRNIRAEMNLPPSAQVEVHFAADASLSQLLLEQKPAILRLARATAVVAHDELPDLGFCARSVTPEGVRLALPLAGLVDAQAERARLEKEIAKHEKALHQLLEVVNRPGFAERAAPEVVAEKQEQRLALENQLAALRETLATFG; encoded by the coding sequence ATGCCACACGACCTACCCAAAGCCTACGAACCCAAACATATCGAACAGAAGTGGTATCCGTTCTGGGAGCAGGGCGGGTACTTCCAACCCCAGGGAACGGGCCAGCCGTTCTGCATTGTCATCCCGCCGCCCAATGTTACCGGCTCGCTTCACATGGGGCACGCCCTTCAGCACGCCCTGATGGACGTGCTGACCCGCTGGCGACGGATGCAGGGCCGGTGCACGCTCTGGCTGCCGGGCACCGACCACGCCGGCATCGCCACACAGATGGTTGTGGAAAAACAGCTTGCCGCTGAAGGTATCAAACGGACTGACCTGACCCGCGCCGAGTTTGAAGCCCGTGTCTGGGCCTGGAAAGCCGAGTCCGGCGGCACCATCCAGCGCCAGATGCGCCTGGAAGGTGTCAGTGTGGACTGGTCGCGGGAGCGGTTCACCCTCGATGAGGGTCTCAGTCAGGCCGTGCGCGAAGTCTTCGTGCGGCTGTATGAGGAAGGCCGCATCTACCGTGGCGCCTACATGGTCAACTGGTCGCCAAAGCTTCAAACGGCCGTTTCCGATCTCGAAGTCGAAATGAAGGAGGTTCGGGGCAAGCTTTATCACTTGGCCTACCCGGTCATCGGACGGGAGGAAACAATCATCGTCGCCACGACCCGCCCGGAAACGATGCTGGGCGATACGGCCGTTGCGGTGCACCCGGCCGATGACCGCTACCGGCATCTCATCGGGCAGCGCGTCCGGCTGCCCATCGTGAGCCGCGACATTCCAATCATTGCCGATGAAGCCGTGGAAATCAGCTTTGGCACCGGAGCCGTCAAAGTCACCCCGGCCCACGACCCCAACGACTTCGAGCTGGGCAAGCGCCACGGGCTGGAATTCATCGTCGTCATCGGGAAAGACGGCACAATGACTGAAGCCGCCGGAGCTGGCTTCGCTGGTCTTGACCGCTTCAAGGCGCGCGAAAAGGTCATCCAGCAGCTTGCCGAACTCGGCGCGCTGGTCAAGGTCGAGGACTACACGCACAACGTCGGACACTGCCAGCGTTCCGGCGTCCCTATTGAGCCGCTCGTCTCCGAACAGTGGTTTCTCGATGTCAAACCGCTGGCCGAAAAGGCCATTGTCGCCGTGCGCGAAGGACGCACGCGGTTTATCCCCAGTTCGTGGGAGAAGGTGTACTTCGACTGGATGGAAAACATCCGCCCGTGGTGCATCTCGCGGCAACTGTGGTGGGGACACCGCATTCCGGCGTGGTATGCCCCGGACGGCCGCCTGGCCGTGGCGCGTTCGGAAGCGGAAGCGCGTCATCAGCTTGGTTTGCCCGATGACGCGCCTCTGACGCAGGACGAGGACGTTCTGGACACGTGGTTTTCTTCGGCCCTGTGGGCCTTTTCGACCTTCGGCTGGACGGGCGATCCGGCGCGTGACGCCGCCAACCCCGACCTGCAACGCTTTACCCCGACGGATGTGCTCGTCACCGGCTTTGACATCATCTTTTTCTGGGTGGCGCGCATGATGATGATGAGCCTGCACTTCACCGGCGATGTGCCCTTTCGCTGCGTCTTCGTCACCGGGTTGGTCCGCGATGCCCAGGGACAGAAAATGTCCAAGACCAAGGGCAATGTCGTGGACCCGCTCGAAGTCTTTGAGAAATACGGCACCGATGCCGTACGGTTTTCGCTCGTCTCGGCCGTGACTGGTGCCAACGACATCAAGCTCCAGGAAAGCAAGATGGAAGCGGCACGGAACTTTGCCAACAAAATCTGGAATGCCGCCCGCTTCACGCTCGGCAACCTCCCGGACCCGGCCGCGCCCCTGCCCCGCCCGGAAGACAAGCCCGGACTGGCCGACCGCTGGATGCAGTCGCGTCTGACGCGCGTCACGGCTGAAGTCACCGAGGCGCTGGAAAACTTCCGCTTCCATGACGCCACTCTGACGCTTTACAAGTTCTTCTGGAACGACTTTTGCGACTGGTACATCGAACTGGTCAAACCCGTCGTCTCGGCGGCTGAGGACACACCGGAGCGAACGGCTGCCCGCGCCCGTCTGGCCGCAACGCTGGAACATGCCCTGCGGCTGCTGCATCCGTTCATGCCCTTCATCACCGAGGAACTCTGGCAGCAGGTGAGCCGCTATGTCTGGGCGGACGGCGAGCGGCCGTCCAGCCTGTGCATGGCTCCCTATCCACAGGCCGCCGTTGCCGACCTTGACCTGGAAGCCGAACGGCAGATGGAAGCCGTCATCAACCTGATCAGCCGCGTCCGAAACATCCGTGCCGAAATGAACCTGCCACCGAGCGCCCAAGTCGAGGTGCACTTTGCCGCTGATGCTTCCCTGAGCCAACTGCTGCTTGAGCAAAAGCCAGCTATCCTGCGGCTGGCCCGCGCCACGGCCGTCGTCGCCCACGACGAACTGCCCGATCTGGGCTTCTGTGCGCGCAGCGTCACGCCGGAAGGCGTCCGGCTCGCACTGCCGCTGGCCGGACTCGTGGATGCCCAGGCCGAACGCGCGCGCCTCGAAAAGGAAATCGCCAAACACGAAAAGGCGCTGCATCAGCTTCTGGAAGTGGTCAACCGGCCTGGCTTTGCTGAACGCGCCGCCCCGGAAGTCGTGGCGGAAAAGCAGGAACAACGGCTGGCGCTCGAAAACCAGCTTGCGGCCCTGCGGGAAACCCTCGCCACCTTTGGCTGA
- a CDS encoding FAD-dependent oxidoreductase: protein MTAPALATATGGRPRVIICGGGLAGLAAAKTLVDNGFEIELLEQRPILGGKVSAWKDADGDWIETGLHVFFGAYVEIYELMKELGIYNRILWKEHKLTYTLAGGERFSFRTTKLPSPLHLLPAVFENHYFSLPEKLTLGKSLFPMVFGNEQYMAEQDRYTYQEWHRRWGINERMLKKMFLPMTLSLKFMPPEEISAKVVLDVAGTFLREPHASRMGFLKGSPQEHLTQPLADYITNKGGRIRTNCNVKTLLLNEKRQIAGVELITGERIVGDYYLTALPIHKLQRVIPSELKEDPFFGNLDQFEGVPVVTVQMWFDRQISFIDNILFCPDGIIPVYADFGNTTPDYFLDQKAEMAQRRSRMEFVVAPARDIIGQSDEEIVGRVWEDVKSCFPNTAPRAKVTKAVVVRIPQSVFATKPGIDRLRPTQKTPVPNFFLAGGYTQQRFYDSMEGAVSSGRRAAAAILEAHRRQGALARG, encoded by the coding sequence ATGACGGCACCAGCACTGGCAACGGCAACGGGCGGACGCCCGCGCGTGATCATCTGTGGCGGCGGTCTCGCCGGACTTGCCGCCGCCAAAACCCTCGTGGACAACGGCTTTGAGATTGAACTTCTGGAGCAGCGCCCCATTCTCGGCGGCAAGGTTTCAGCGTGGAAGGATGCCGACGGCGACTGGATTGAAACCGGTCTGCACGTCTTTTTCGGGGCGTACGTCGAAATCTACGAACTGATGAAGGAACTCGGCATCTACAACCGCATCCTGTGGAAAGAACACAAACTGACCTACACGCTTGCCGGCGGTGAACGGTTCAGCTTCCGCACGACAAAACTTCCCTCGCCGCTGCATCTGCTGCCGGCCGTGTTCGAGAACCACTACTTTTCGCTGCCCGAAAAGCTGACACTGGGCAAGTCGCTGTTCCCGATGGTGTTTGGCAATGAGCAGTACATGGCCGAGCAGGACCGTTACACCTACCAGGAATGGCATCGGCGCTGGGGCATCAACGAGCGCATGCTCAAGAAGATGTTTCTGCCCATGACGCTGTCGCTGAAGTTCATGCCGCCCGAAGAAATTTCGGCCAAAGTCGTGCTGGACGTGGCCGGGACGTTCCTGCGCGAGCCGCACGCTTCCCGCATGGGTTTTCTGAAGGGTTCGCCCCAGGAACATCTCACGCAGCCGCTGGCCGATTACATCACGAACAAGGGCGGCCGGATTCGTACCAACTGCAACGTCAAAACGCTGCTCCTCAATGAGAAGCGCCAGATTGCCGGCGTTGAACTCATCACCGGCGAGCGCATCGTGGGCGACTACTACCTGACAGCCCTGCCGATTCACAAACTCCAGCGGGTCATTCCGTCCGAACTCAAGGAAGACCCCTTCTTCGGCAACCTGGACCAGTTTGAGGGCGTCCCCGTCGTCACGGTGCAGATGTGGTTTGACCGCCAGATTTCCTTCATTGACAACATCCTTTTCTGCCCCGACGGCATCATCCCGGTCTATGCCGACTTTGGGAACACGACTCCGGATTACTTCCTCGACCAGAAGGCCGAAATGGCGCAGCGCCGCTCACGCATGGAGTTTGTCGTGGCACCGGCGCGCGACATCATCGGACAGAGCGATGAAGAAATCGTTGGGCGCGTTTGGGAAGATGTCAAATCCTGCTTTCCGAACACGGCGCCCAGGGCCAAAGTCACCAAGGCCGTGGTCGTGCGTATCCCGCAGTCGGTCTTTGCGACGAAACCCGGCATTGACCGCCTGCGCCCGACCCAGAAAACACCGGTGCCCAACTTCTTTCTGGCCGGCGGCTATACACAGCAACGCTTTTACGACAGTATGGAAGGTGCGGTATCCAGCGGTCGGCGTGCGGCGGCAGCCATTCTCGAAGCCCATCGGAGACAGGGAGCGCTGGCGCGCGGCTGA
- a CDS encoding amidohydrolase, whose translation MSSLHSRLKAFPSLTFILFWLLASALLLTPGQMRATTTVDLLVRGGTVVTMDAQRRIIPDGFLAVQGNRIVAVGTAAEAGQYRARTVIEASGKAVLPGLINAHTHVPMTLFRGLADDLALQEWLTKFIFPAEAKNVTREMVRAGTRLACLEMIRSGTTCFVDMYYFEDDIADVTEAAGLRAIVGQTIIDFPVPDALTPQIGLAQAERFIQKYKTGHPLITPAVAPHAPYTCAPETLIACRKLADKHGVPLVIHLAEADTETQTILERYGRRPIPHVERVGVLGARTIAAHVIQTQPDEYAILKKYNVGIVHCPQSNMKLAAGVAAVPEMRAAGLAVGLGTDGAASNNDLDLFEEMDTAAKLHKVVRRDPTVLPAETILEMATIEGARAIHMADRIGSLEAGKLADFIIVDVSNPRQLPNYQLASTLVYATKSSDVETVVVNGKLLMRDRRILTLDEAAIRRETATFRKRILESLQK comes from the coding sequence ATGTCTTCCTTGCATTCGCGGTTGAAAGCGTTTCCCTCCCTCACCTTCATCCTGTTCTGGCTGCTGGCGTCGGCCCTGCTGCTGACGCCCGGCCAGATGCGCGCGACAACCACCGTTGACCTGCTCGTGCGCGGCGGCACCGTGGTGACGATGGACGCCCAGCGGCGCATCATCCCCGATGGTTTTCTCGCCGTGCAGGGCAATCGCATCGTGGCGGTTGGCACGGCCGCCGAAGCTGGCCAGTACCGGGCCAGGACGGTCATCGAAGCCAGCGGCAAGGCCGTCCTGCCGGGCCTCATCAACGCGCACACGCACGTCCCGATGACACTGTTTCGCGGACTGGCCGACGATCTGGCGCTTCAGGAATGGCTGACGAAGTTCATCTTCCCGGCCGAAGCCAAAAACGTCACCCGCGAAATGGTCCGGGCCGGGACGCGCCTCGCCTGCCTGGAAATGATCCGCAGCGGCACGACCTGCTTTGTGGATATGTACTACTTCGAGGACGACATCGCCGATGTCACCGAAGCCGCCGGACTGCGCGCCATTGTGGGACAGACCATCATTGACTTTCCCGTGCCGGACGCCCTGACGCCGCAGATTGGACTGGCGCAGGCCGAGCGGTTTATCCAGAAGTACAAAACTGGCCATCCGCTCATCACGCCGGCCGTAGCACCCCACGCGCCCTACACCTGCGCGCCGGAAACGCTCATCGCCTGCCGCAAGCTGGCTGACAAGCATGGCGTTCCACTGGTCATTCACCTTGCCGAAGCCGATACCGAAACCCAGACCATTCTGGAGCGATACGGCAGGCGTCCGATTCCGCACGTCGAACGGGTTGGCGTGCTGGGCGCACGCACGATTGCCGCTCACGTCATCCAGACCCAGCCGGATGAATACGCCATTCTGAAAAAGTACAACGTGGGCATTGTCCACTGCCCGCAGAGCAACATGAAGCTGGCGGCCGGTGTGGCCGCCGTCCCGGAGATGCGCGCCGCCGGACTTGCCGTGGGGCTGGGAACGGACGGTGCAGCTTCCAACAACGACCTTGACCTGTTTGAGGAAATGGACACGGCGGCCAAGCTCCACAAGGTTGTGCGCCGCGATCCAACGGTACTGCCGGCCGAGACCATCCTCGAAATGGCCACGATTGAAGGCGCCCGGGCCATTCACATGGCCGACCGGATTGGCTCGCTCGAAGCCGGCAAGCTGGCGGATTTCATCATCGTGGATGTGTCCAACCCGCGCCAGCTTCCCAACTACCAGCTTGCTTCGACGCTCGTCTATGCCACCAAAAGCAGCGACGTGGAAACCGTCGTCGTCAACGGCAAACTGCTGATGCGTGACCGGCGCATCCTGACACTTGACGAAGCGGCCATCCGCCGGGAAACAGCCACCTTCCGCAAGCGGATTCTCGAAAGTTTGCAGAAGTGA